The following is a genomic window from Polaribacter atrinae.
TAAAACCATAATAAGAAGCATCAAAATTTGGTGGCATTTCAAAAACCTTGTCTAATTTAGCTTCAAAAATTTCTTTTCCTCCCATGAGGTCAATCAAACCTTGGGTATCATGAAAAACAGACCAGGTATAATGTAAACTATTTCCTTCTGTAAAAGCGTCTCCCCATTTTAAAGGATTAAAAGGAGATTGAAAAGTACCGTCTTCATTTTTTCCTCGCATTAAGTTAGTAGAGGAATCAAATAAGTTTTTATAATTGTAAGATTTCTTATAAAAATCTGCAGCCAACCCATCTTTATTTAGTTTTTTCGCCATTTCTGCAATGGTAAAATCTGCAAATGCATATTCTAATGTTCTTGCTGCATTTTCATTAATCCCAACATCATAAGGTACATAGCCTAATTTATTGTAGTAATTTGCTCCTTCTCTACCTACTGAATTTACTGGACGTCCTTCTACTTCATTTGCATTTTTTAAAACAGCTTCTAAAAGTACGCTTACATCTTTTTCTTGCATGTTTCCTTTTAAAAATGCGTCAGCAATAATAGTAGCGGAATTAGAGCCAATCATACAATCTCTATGCCCAGGACTTGCCCACTCTGGCAACCAACCAGATTCTTTATAGGTATTTGCTAGCCCTTCCATAATTTGTGTATTTAACTCAGGATACATCATATTAAAAAATGGAAAAACAGCTCTAAACGTATCCCAGAAACCATTATCTGTAAACATATACCCAGGTAAAACCTCTCCGTTATAAGGACTATAGTGTATTACGCTTCCTGTAGCATCATACTCGTAAAACTTTCTTGGAAATAATAAAACACGATATAAACATGAGTAAAAAGTCCTAACATTATCAATATTATCATCTTCTATAACAATTCTTTGCAATTCTTTTTCCCAAGCAGCGGCCGCTTTTTCTTTGGTATTTTCAAATGAATCGTTCCCTATTTCTGTTTTTAAATTTAATGCAGCTTGCTCATGACTAATAAATGAGGACGCTACTTTAACATTTACTTCTTCACCCTTTTTTGTTTTAAAACCAATAATTGCTCCAACGTGTTCTCCTTTATTGTCTGTTGAGTTTTCTATTAGCTTCCAACCATCTCCCCAAGTGTGGTTTAATTCGAAATCTTTATCAAATTCAGCCACAAAATAATTATGAAAATTATCTGGTACGCCTCCACTATTGTTTCTACAATAACCAATAATTTTTCTTTCCTTCGGAAGGATTTTCACCATCGATCCTTTATAAAAAGCATCTAAAATAATGAAAGCCGAATCTGTTTTTGGAAATGTAAATTTAAAATGTGCAGCACGTTCTGTAGGTGAAACTTCTGCAGTAACATCATAATCTGCAAGATATACACTATAATGATTTGGTTTAACTATTTCTGCTTTATGCGAAAAATAAGAAGCGCGTTCTTCTTCTTTATATTTTAAATTACCTGTAACCGCCATTAAAGAAAAGGCCGCATAATCATTAATCCATGGACTAGGCTGATGGGTTTGTTTTATACCTCTTATCGTTTTATCATCGTACTTATAAGCCCAACCATCACCCATTTTGGCAGTTTGTGGTGTCCAAAAATTCATTGCCCAAGGTGTTGCAATTGCTGGGTAGGTGTTTCCGTTTGATAAACTAAAATCGGAATCTGTACCCATCAATGGATTTACATAATCAATAAGTGCAGTCGTTTTCTCATTTTTATCTTTGCTCTTAGTTGGCGCATCACATGCCATAAAAAAACCTATGCTAGCAATTAATATACTCTTTAAAATATGTTTTATCATCTTTATAAATTCAATTATTGATTTTTCACAACTACTATAACTACGTTACTGAAAACATTAAGAAGAAACTTAAAAACCATTAATTGTTTGCTTTAGTTCTTTTTCCCTCTCAACACTTCCGTCAATATATATTAATGCTGTTATTTATTTAATTCTACAGCATTTCCATGACCTCTATACAATTTTAAAGCATCCTCTAATTCAACTTCTAAAATAGTTGTATAAGCATCCAAATTATTTACTTTAGGAATTTCTATTCTTAAAATTCCAGGAATATTATTCCAAGCCGCACCACCGTTTCTTTCGAAACTAAGTTCTTGCCCACTACCTACAACTTTAATAGATTTTACTTTATTCTGAATTCCTTTTAATGAAATGTAGTTTTTAGGAGCATCAAAAATGGCCAAATAAATTTTAGTTTCATCTTTACTTAAAAGTGTTGGCCCATAAAAATGGCCATAAGGCAAACCTGCTTTTGAGTTAAAAACAGCTGTTTCATGTTTCTTAATCCAAGTTCCTAAAGCTTCTAAACGCTCTAATTGCGGTGCTGCAATAGTACCATCTGGTTTTGGACCAATATTTAATAACACGTTTCCTCCAGAACCTATAACTTCTACAAAAGTTCTTACAATTTGCGATATTGGTTTGTAATTTGTATCCGAAGGGAAATACCCCCAATTATCATTCATTGTCATACAGAACTCCCATGCTCCTTCTGGCCTTACTACAGGAATCCCTTGTTCTGGTGTACTATAATCCCCATGTGTTTTTAGCCTAGAGTTAACAATAATTTTTGGGTTCCATGTTAATAATGAATCCTTTAAAGATTCTGCTCTCCATTGTTCGCTAGATTTCTCCCAATCTCCATCAAACCAATATAAATCTGGATTAAATTTAGTACTCAATTCTTTTAACTGCCCTGTATTAAATCTTATAAATCGCTCCCAAGGTGTTAACTGGTTTTCCCTTTTCTGAGGATAGTCTTTTCTGGTATTAGGACGTGGAAAAACCACATCGTAATCTGGATGCGACCAATCTATTAAAGAATAATACAGACCTACTTTTAAACCTTCGTTTCTTAAAGCGTCTACATAAGGTGCCACTAAATCTCTTTTTGCAGGTGTTTTTTCTATCACATTTAAATGACTAAATTTTGTGTTCCACAACGCTACACCATCATGATGTTTTGTTGTTAATACAGCATAACGAGCTCCTATTTTTTTAAATAATTTTGCCCAAGCTTCAGGGTTGTAATTTTCTGCTGTGAAGCCTTTTCCTTGTGCCATATAATCATCGTAAGAAATACGCTTATGATACATAGACCAAGACTCACCAATACCATTTACACCATAATATCCCCAGTGAATAAATATGCCTAATTTAGCATCTTTGAACCATGTTAATCTTTCTTCTTTTGTCAATTTTTCTTGTGCCGAAATTTGATTGGCAAACAAGAAAAATAGGACAATTGTTAGTTTTAAAAATTTCATATTTTCTTATTTTAATTCCTTTTATTGCTAAAAGATTTAATTTTATTTCAAAATAATTTCTATAATAGTATCAATTTCATTTTGGCTTGCTTCAGGAATCTCAATTTGTAAACCATCTTTAGTATGTTTAGTCTTAATTTTTCTTTTGTTAGAAAATAATTTGGCAGATTTAATCCGGGTCTTAAAACCTGAAATGATAAAAGGTTTTGTTTTATTTTCTAATACATGAAGGTACAGCACACCTCCTTTTTGGGTTGAAACCCAATCAGTACTAGGTGGAATAATTCCAGCTTTAGTTCCATAAATTGTTTCGCCATTTATTTTTAACCAATCTCCTATTTCAGCCAAAGAATTTATATGTTCTTCTTGAATTTTACCATTTGGCATAGGACCAACATTTAATAATAAATTACTTCCAAAACCTGATGCTCTAACTAAATAATGAATGAGCTCTTTTTTTGATTTATGCATTCTATCCTGCAAATTAAACCCCCAAGATCCATTAATGGTTGCGCAAACTTCTTTAGGTAATTTACCTATATTTGATTTTTGAGTTCCAAAACCTGTTTTATTTTCACCTGGTAAATCTCTTTCAAACATTTGAAAATCTTCACCATTTTTTAGAAGACCATGGTGATTGTTACCAATTAAACATTGCGGTTGCAAGTCATGAATTAATTCATAAATTTCATCATACTGCCAGTTTTCATTTTTCTTGTCCCAATCACCATCAAACCAAATTCCACCAATCTCTCCATAATTAGTCAATAACTCCGTTAATTGTGCTTTCATAAAACGGATATAAGCACTCCAGTTACCTTCTTTTCTTCCATCTATTCCATTCCCCGTTTTTCCTCTAGGAAAGTAATCATCATCGTGCCAATCTATTAGCGAATAATAAAAGAAAAGTTTGATCCCCTCTTTATTACATGCTTCTGACAATTCTTTTATAATATCTCTTCCATAAGGTGTTTTTTTAACAATATTATAATCCGACACTTCAGAATCATACATAGAAAAACCGTCATGATGTCTTGTTGTAATCGTAATATATTCCATTCCTGCATTTTTTGCAATCTGCACCCATTCTTCTGCATTAAACTTTGTGGGGTTAAAAAAAGATGGTAATTTTTCATAAGCATCAATTGCTATATTTTGATTGTTCATTACCCATTCTCCAGCCCCCAAAATACTATAAACACCCCAATGGATAAATAGCCCAAACTTAGCATCTTCAAACCATTGACGAGCTTCCAAATTACTTTTCGTTGGCTCATATTTTATTTGGGCAGATACATTTTTTGATGTCATTAGAACAAATAAAATAGCTAAAAAAACTCCTTTTACTTTCATACTTAATTATTTATTTTATTAAAATTTCATCTACAAATAACCATGCGTTTCCTCCTTTAGGTGTTTTCCCTAAATTTTTAGCAATCACTTTTACATATCGAACAGATTGTGCTTCAAAAGAAACTTTAAAATCCTTTAAATCGAACGAAGGGTTTTTAGCATACGCTCTTTTTTCTACACCCACTTCTGTATAATTTTCACCATCGCTAGAAACAAAAACAGTTACCGCTGTTGGAAAATAAATTTGAGGACCTTGATTTTCTAAAGTACCTACAATTACTTCTTTTATTAAAGTTTGCTCACCCAGATCTACCACAGCTTCCATGTCTTTCTTTAACCATGCTTGCCAATGACCGTCTGTATAATTTTTTGTTGCACGCAAGGTATTTACCAAACCAAACTCTCCTTCTCCTTGGTATCTATCATCATAAATTTCTTTAAACGTTACTTTTTTCCCTACAGCTTTGTGAAACTTAATAGTGGTATTAAATGCAACGCCTACTGGTTTATCATCCTTAAATAATGATGCATGAACCTCTGTTGTTTTATCAATTTTTATAGGTGTTGTATATCTTATAGCATTTTCTGATAGTTTGTTTTCATTTAATGTATAACGAATATCTGAATATGTAAACTCATTGTTCAACACTAAAGTAACTTCCTCTGTATCCATATTAATTTTTACATCTTCCATCACCAAAAATGCACTTTTTGCATAATTAATATCCATTACGTCATAACGTTTAAACATGCTAGTCATTCTTAATGAAAAATCTTCCCAATTACGAGATTCTTTTGTTGACCAAAGTGTTTCTGACAATGCAGCCAATCTTGGAAAAATCATATATTCTGAGTGAGATTCTGTTTTAATTTGTTCAGACCAAAGGTTTGCTTGTCCGCCTAAAACATGATTTGCTTCTGTTTCTGTCATTCCTCCTACAATAGGATCAAAAGTGTACACTTTACTTAACGGAGTATAACCTCCCCAAGCCAAAGGCTCTTCGTTTTGTGGCCCTTGATAATGATCAAAATAACAATGAGAACCCGGTGTCATAATAACATCATGTCCTTGTTTTGCTGCTTCTAGTCCGCCGGCAACACCTCTCCAACTCATTACAGTTGCTTCTGGCGCTAAACCACCTTCTAAAATTTCATCCCAACCAATTAAAAGTTTTCCCTTAGAGTTTATCAAACGTTCCATTCTTTTGATAAAATAACTCTGTAACTCTTCTACATTTTCTAATTTTTCTGAACGCATTCTTTTTTTACAATCAGCACATTTTTCCCAATTGGTTTTTGTTGCTTCATCACCACCAACATGAATATATTTTGATGGAAAGATATCCATTACCTCTACTAAAACATTCTCTAAAAACTCGAATGTATGCTCTTTTCCTGGACAATAAATATCCGTAATTGGCCAAACACCACCAGAAGGAACACCAATTGGTCTTTCATGACACGATAATTCTGGATATGCTGCAATTGCAGAAGATACGTGCGCAGGAATTTCTATCTCAGGAATAATTTCAACATTTTTTGTTGCTGCATACGCTACTAAATCTTTTAATTGGTCTTGCGTGTAAAAACCACCATAAGTTCCTTTTTCATCTGGTGAAGTTTCATCTCTACCATCCCAATGTTTGTCTTCTTGGTCTACTCTCCAAGCACCAACTTCTGTTAATTTTGGATATTTTTTAATTTCGATTCTCCAACCTTGGTCGTCTACTAAATGTAGATGAAGCACATTCATTTTTAACATTGCCAAACGATCTATGGTCTTTTTTAAATAATCAATTTCAAAAAAATGACGTGATACATCTAACATTAACCCTCTGTATTTATAACGAGGGTTGTCTGTAATACTAAGATTTGGTATTTGCCATTGTTCATTAGAAACTACGCTCTCACTTTCAATACTTACAGGAAGTAATTGTCTAAGCGTTTCTATTCCATAAAGAAAACCTGCGTTTCCATTAGCACTAATGATTACTCGGCTAGAATTTACTTCTAACTTATATGCTTCCTTCTCTAGATTTTCATCTACCGTAAATTGAATAAAATTATTTTCAGGAGCTCTTTCAGAGATACTAAGCGTCCACCCTGCAGCATTCTTAAATTTATCAATTAAAACTTTAGTTACTTCTTTTTGAGAAGCATCTGTGGTTACAAATGTTGTTTTGCCAGTAAATTCAAACGATCCTTGTTCTAAATTTAATGCTACCGGTTTCGGAATAACAGTAATATCTTCTGTTGTGAAAACTTTTGCTTCTTTACTTTTTTTGCATGATGATGTTATGGCTATTAAAACCAAAACTAACATCGTTTTAAATACATTCATTCTAACCGGTTTTTATATTATTAATTTTTATTAAGTTGGTTTACGCTACTCGTTTTGTGTAAAAAATTATTTCTAAACATTATTATCTTTACTGTCCCGTTTTTTAATCATCCCAAGACATTTTAAATGAGGCATCCTCCATTCTATTGCCACTTTTTTCATCTGCAACCGCATAATTAAATCCAGATCGCAAACTGTAGCCCGCATGTTCACCTTTTTTATTTACAGCTATAAAACCAACTTGTAAATACTCCATATCTTTATGGTTTTTATGTTTCGCATAAATGCGTTCTACAATTTCTTTACAAGCTTCATAAGGAGATTTTCCTTGGCGCATTAACTCAACTACCATTGCACTTCCTGCGGTACGCAAAACAGCTTCTCCTAAACCTGTTGCAGCAGCAGCTCCAATATCATTGTCTAAAAACAATCCTGCTCCTATTATTGGTGAATCTCCCACACGACCATGCATTTTCCAAGCAGCACCACTTGTAGTACAACCGCCAGAAATATTACCGTCTTTATCTACAACCAACATAGAAATGGTATCGTGATTTTCCATATTGATAACTGGTTTATACTTGGATTCTTCAACCCAGTTTTTCCAGTCTTTTTCAGCTTCTGCTGTTAGTAGGTTTTCTTCCTTAAACCCCTCAGACAATGCAAATTGAAAAGCTCCTTCTCCAACAAGCATTACATGCGGTGTATTTTGCATTACTTTTTTAGCTACTGAAATAGGGTGCTTAATTCCTTGTAAAAAGGAAACCGAACCACAATTACTGTTATGATCCATAATACAAGCATCTAAAGTTACCTTTCCTTCTCTATCCGGAAATCCGCCATAACCTACACTTCTTACTTTTGGGTCTGCTTCTGGAATATTCATTCCTGCTACAATAGCATCAACCGTAGGTTTACCCTCCTTTAATTGTTTCCAAGTTTCTTCATTTGCAGGCAAACCATGATTCCAAGTAGAAAT
Proteins encoded in this region:
- a CDS encoding GH92 family glycosyl hydrolase — protein: MIKHILKSILIASIGFFMACDAPTKSKDKNEKTTALIDYVNPLMGTDSDFSLSNGNTYPAIATPWAMNFWTPQTAKMGDGWAYKYDDKTIRGIKQTHQPSPWINDYAAFSLMAVTGNLKYKEEERASYFSHKAEIVKPNHYSVYLADYDVTAEVSPTERAAHFKFTFPKTDSAFIILDAFYKGSMVKILPKERKIIGYCRNNSGGVPDNFHNYFVAEFDKDFELNHTWGDGWKLIENSTDNKGEHVGAIIGFKTKKGEEVNVKVASSFISHEQAALNLKTEIGNDSFENTKEKAAAAWEKELQRIVIEDDNIDNVRTFYSCLYRVLLFPRKFYEYDATGSVIHYSPYNGEVLPGYMFTDNGFWDTFRAVFPFFNMMYPELNTQIMEGLANTYKESGWLPEWASPGHRDCMIGSNSATIIADAFLKGNMQEKDVSVLLEAVLKNANEVEGRPVNSVGREGANYYNKLGYVPYDVGINENAARTLEYAFADFTIAEMAKKLNKDGLAADFYKKSYNYKNLFDSSTNLMRGKNEDGTFQSPFNPLKWGDAFTEGNSLHYTWSVFHDTQGLIDLMGGKEIFEAKLDKVFEMPPNFDASYYGFRIHEILEMQIANMGNYAHGNQPIQHMIYLYNYANTSYKAQEKLREVLTKLYSATPDGYCGDEDNGQTSAWYVFSSLGFYPVTPAVNEYVIGSPLFKKATLTLENGKTFVISASNNSENNVYIESASLNGKPWNNSFLYSDAVQDGGSLEFNMAAVPNKAWASKPENTPYSLSKKLKK
- a CDS encoding alpha-L-fucosidase; amino-acid sequence: MKFLKLTIVLFFLFANQISAQEKLTKEERLTWFKDAKLGIFIHWGYYGVNGIGESWSMYHKRISYDDYMAQGKGFTAENYNPEAWAKLFKKIGARYAVLTTKHHDGVALWNTKFSHLNVIEKTPAKRDLVAPYVDALRNEGLKVGLYYSLIDWSHPDYDVVFPRPNTRKDYPQKRENQLTPWERFIRFNTGQLKELSTKFNPDLYWFDGDWEKSSEQWRAESLKDSLLTWNPKIIVNSRLKTHGDYSTPEQGIPVVRPEGAWEFCMTMNDNWGYFPSDTNYKPISQIVRTFVEVIGSGGNVLLNIGPKPDGTIAAPQLERLEALGTWIKKHETAVFNSKAGLPYGHFYGPTLLSKDETKIYLAIFDAPKNYISLKGIQNKVKSIKVVGSGQELSFERNGGAAWNNIPGILRIEIPKVNNLDAYTTILEVELEDALKLYRGHGNAVELNK
- a CDS encoding alpha-L-fucosidase, with translation MKVKGVFLAILFVLMTSKNVSAQIKYEPTKSNLEARQWFEDAKFGLFIHWGVYSILGAGEWVMNNQNIAIDAYEKLPSFFNPTKFNAEEWVQIAKNAGMEYITITTRHHDGFSMYDSEVSDYNIVKKTPYGRDIIKELSEACNKEGIKLFFYYSLIDWHDDDYFPRGKTGNGIDGRKEGNWSAYIRFMKAQLTELLTNYGEIGGIWFDGDWDKKNENWQYDEIYELIHDLQPQCLIGNNHHGLLKNGEDFQMFERDLPGENKTGFGTQKSNIGKLPKEVCATINGSWGFNLQDRMHKSKKELIHYLVRASGFGSNLLLNVGPMPNGKIQEEHINSLAEIGDWLKINGETIYGTKAGIIPPSTDWVSTQKGGVLYLHVLENKTKPFIISGFKTRIKSAKLFSNKRKIKTKHTKDGLQIEIPEASQNEIDTIIEIILK
- a CDS encoding family 20 glycosylhydrolase codes for the protein MNVFKTMLVLVLIAITSSCKKSKEAKVFTTEDITVIPKPVALNLEQGSFEFTGKTTFVTTDASQKEVTKVLIDKFKNAAGWTLSISERAPENNFIQFTVDENLEKEAYKLEVNSSRVIISANGNAGFLYGIETLRQLLPVSIESESVVSNEQWQIPNLSITDNPRYKYRGLMLDVSRHFFEIDYLKKTIDRLAMLKMNVLHLHLVDDQGWRIEIKKYPKLTEVGAWRVDQEDKHWDGRDETSPDEKGTYGGFYTQDQLKDLVAYAATKNVEIIPEIEIPAHVSSAIAAYPELSCHERPIGVPSGGVWPITDIYCPGKEHTFEFLENVLVEVMDIFPSKYIHVGGDEATKTNWEKCADCKKRMRSEKLENVEELQSYFIKRMERLINSKGKLLIGWDEILEGGLAPEATVMSWRGVAGGLEAAKQGHDVIMTPGSHCYFDHYQGPQNEEPLAWGGYTPLSKVYTFDPIVGGMTETEANHVLGGQANLWSEQIKTESHSEYMIFPRLAALSETLWSTKESRNWEDFSLRMTSMFKRYDVMDINYAKSAFLVMEDVKINMDTEEVTLVLNNEFTYSDIRYTLNENKLSENAIRYTTPIKIDKTTEVHASLFKDDKPVGVAFNTTIKFHKAVGKKVTFKEIYDDRYQGEGEFGLVNTLRATKNYTDGHWQAWLKKDMEAVVDLGEQTLIKEVIVGTLENQGPQIYFPTAVTVFVSSDGENYTEVGVEKRAYAKNPSFDLKDFKVSFEAQSVRYVKVIAKNLGKTPKGGNAWLFVDEILIK
- a CDS encoding N(4)-(beta-N-acetylglucosaminyl)-L-asparaginase encodes the protein MSDRRNFIKKAALGTVGISAILSCDKSVETKSEITGSTEISKGSKPIIISTWNHGLPANEETWKQLKEGKPTVDAIVAGMNIPEADPKVRSVGYGGFPDREGKVTLDACIMDHNSNCGSVSFLQGIKHPISVAKKVMQNTPHVMLVGEGAFQFALSEGFKEENLLTAEAEKDWKNWVEESKYKPVINMENHDTISMLVVDKDGNISGGCTTSGAAWKMHGRVGDSPIIGAGLFLDNDIGAAAATGLGEAVLRTAGSAMVVELMRQGKSPYEACKEIVERIYAKHKNHKDMEYLQVGFIAVNKKGEHAGYSLRSGFNYAVADEKSGNRMEDASFKMSWDD